CGGCTTCGGGAGCAAGATCCACCACTACGCCGACGAGGCGCTCGTCGCGTGGTGCTCGATGATGCACGAGGCACCGGTCAAGTGGGTCGCCACGCGCTCGGAGACGTACCTCACCGACGCACCCGGTCGGGGTCACGAGACGAAGGCGGAGATCGCGATGGACGACGACGGCAACATCGTCGGCCTGCGCGTCGACACGATGGCGAATCTCGGCGCGTACCTCTCGACGTTCGCGCCGTCGGTCCCGACGTACCTGTACGGCACCCTGCTCTCGGGCCAGTACGACATCCCGGCCATCTACGGCCACGTCAAGGGCGCGTTCACGAACATCCCGCCGGTCGACGCCTACCGCGGCGCGGGCCGACCGGAGGCCTCCTTCCTCGTGGAACGGCTCATCCACCTGGGCGCGAAGGAGATGGGGATGGACCCCGTGGCGTTCCGCAAGCAGAACTTCGTCCCGGACGACGCGTTCCCGTACGAGACGCAGGTCGCCGTCGTCTACGACAGCGGCGAGTACGAGAAGCCGATGGACGAGGCACTGGAGATGCTCGACTACGAGAGCTTCCGCGAGCGCCAGGAGCAGGCCCGCGACGAGGGCAGGTACATCGGCGTCGGCTTCTCCTGCTACATCGAGGCCTGCGGGCTCGCGCCGTCCGAACTGGCGGGCCAGCTCGGCGCACAGGCCGGGCTCTGGGAGTCCAGCCTCGTCAGGATGCACCCCTCCGGCACGGTGACGGCGTACTGTGGGACCTCCGGCCACGGCCAGGGCCACGGGACGACGTACGCCCAGATCGTCGCCAACGAGCTCGGCGTCCCCTACGACGACGTGGAGGTCGTCGAGGGCGACACCGACGAGATACCGCAGGGCATGGGGACCTACGGCTCGCGTAGCGCCGCCGTCGGCGGGAGCTCGCTGGTCAAGAGCGCCCAGAAGGTCGTCGAGAAGGGCAAGGAGATAGCGGCCCACCAGCTCGAGGCCGACCCGGACGACATCGAGTTCGAGAACGGCGAGTACAGCGTCGCCGGCGCGCCCGACCGGAGCATGTCGATGGCAGACGTGGCCGGGGCGGCGTACCTCGCCCACGACATCCCCGATGAGATGGAGCCCGGGCTCGAGGCTACCAGCTTCTACGACCCGGAGAACTTCGTGTTCCCGTTCGGCACGCACGCCGCCATCGTCGAGGTCGACCCCGACTCCGGCGAGATCGAGATCGAGCGGTACGTCGCCGTCGACGACGTGGGCAACCAGATCAACCCGAAGATCGTCGAGGGGCAGATCCACGGCGGCGTCGCCCAGGGCGTCGGCCAGGCGCTCTACGAGGGCGCGGAGTACGACGACAACGCCACCCTGCTGACGGGGTCGATGCAGGACTACGCCGTGCCGAAGGCCGAGCACATCCCCGAGATGGAGACCGAGTCGACGATCACACCGAGCCCGCACAACCCGCTCGGCGTGAAGGGGGTCGGCGAGGCCGGCACCATCGCCGCGCCACAGGCCATCGTCAACGCCGTCGCGGACGCGCTGGAGCCGTTCGGCGTCGACCACATCGACATGCCGATGGACGCCGAGTCGGTGTGGAACGCGGTACAGGCGAACGCCACCGCCGACGGCGGCGAGCAACCGGGAGACGAGAGCGGGACGGCCCCGGAGACCGCCGCGGACGACGGAGGTGACCGCTGATGTTCCCCGACGAGTTCGACTACTACGAGGCGACGAGTGTCGGTGAGGCCATCGACCTCCTGGAGGAGCACGCGGGCGCGGAGACCGAACTGCTCGCCGGCGGGCACAGCCTGCTCCCGGCGATGAAGTCCGGACTCTCCAGCCCGGACGTGCTCGTCGACATCGGCGAGGTCGACGAGCTCCACGGCGTCAGCGCCGACGGCGACACGCTCAGCATCGGCGCGATGACGACGTACAGCGACTTCATCTCGGAGGGGATCTCCGAGGAGCACGCGCCGGCGCTCTACCACGCCGTCCGGCAGGTCGGCGACACGCAGGTCCGCAACCGCGGGACCCTCGGGGGCAACCTCGCCCACGCGGACCCCGCCTCGGACCTGCCGGGGGCGGCGCTGGCATCGGACGCGACCATCGTCGTGACCGGTCCCGACGGGGAGCGTCGGGTGTCGGCCGACGACTTCTTCTTCGGGATGTACGCCACGGATATCGGGCCGGCGGAACTCGTCACGAACGTCGAGGTACCGTCGGCAGCCGACGCCGTCGGTGCGTACGC
The sequence above is drawn from the Haloarchaeobius salinus genome and encodes:
- a CDS encoding xanthine dehydrogenase family protein molybdopterin-binding subunit encodes the protein MTVDSLDPGDVDAADILGSAIERREDPALLTGNAEYTDDIQMDGMLHMAVVRSQYGHANILDVDTSEAEAMDGVHGVYTYEDLTSDETPGGGSFALPTAWLLDSLKQVPHQLLATDKVRHQGDGIAVVVAEDRYTARDAAGAVDVEYERLDAVVHPSEAFADDAEQIHDDAEGNVAFDWEIGDAEKTADAFADASHTASIDLENQLLIANAMEPRAAVADYNPGTDELDVAMTTQNPHVHRLLMAGVLGHPEHKLSVRAPDVGGGFGSKIHHYADEALVAWCSMMHEAPVKWVATRSETYLTDAPGRGHETKAEIAMDDDGNIVGLRVDTMANLGAYLSTFAPSVPTYLYGTLLSGQYDIPAIYGHVKGAFTNIPPVDAYRGAGRPEASFLVERLIHLGAKEMGMDPVAFRKQNFVPDDAFPYETQVAVVYDSGEYEKPMDEALEMLDYESFRERQEQARDEGRYIGVGFSCYIEACGLAPSELAGQLGAQAGLWESSLVRMHPSGTVTAYCGTSGHGQGHGTTYAQIVANELGVPYDDVEVVEGDTDEIPQGMGTYGSRSAAVGGSSLVKSAQKVVEKGKEIAAHQLEADPDDIEFENGEYSVAGAPDRSMSMADVAGAAYLAHDIPDEMEPGLEATSFYDPENFVFPFGTHAAIVEVDPDSGEIEIERYVAVDDVGNQINPKIVEGQIHGGVAQGVGQALYEGAEYDDNATLLTGSMQDYAVPKAEHIPEMETESTITPSPHNPLGVKGVGEAGTIAAPQAIVNAVADALEPFGVDHIDMPMDAESVWNAVQANATADGGEQPGDESGTAPETAADDGGDR
- a CDS encoding FAD binding domain-containing protein, which translates into the protein MFPDEFDYYEATSVGEAIDLLEEHAGAETELLAGGHSLLPAMKSGLSSPDVLVDIGEVDELHGVSADGDTLSIGAMTTYSDFISEGISEEHAPALYHAVRQVGDTQVRNRGTLGGNLAHADPASDLPGAALASDATIVVTGPDGERRVSADDFFFGMYATDIGPAELVTNVEVPSAADAVGAYAKKPSPSSGYAMVGVCVQATVDGGTVQSARVGANGVMDHGVRLEGVEDELAGESLDEDTIAAAADRASEGLDTAMMMSDLQASAEFREQLLGTYTGRALERVLDRAATPAAAD